Proteins co-encoded in one Kocuria flava genomic window:
- a CDS encoding CpaF family protein, whose protein sequence is MKLAERLAAARGEIIPPTSDAPAAAPGDDFAQPPAPESVPAGAEGFSHIADDGPDLSALVLPAREAPAEPAPRVQVGKFDALAGLKHRVKQELLDRIGSRQSDSSLTDVQLKDFATKELTRIVAEEQVPMSSEERIRLIRSVSDDVLGYGPLQELLDDDSVTEIMVNGPNQIFVEQKGKVFLSEATFATEQDLRHVIEKIVTQVGRRIDESSPLVDARLPDGSRVNAVIPPLAVKGSSLTIRKFAKDPLTIEDLIRFGSVSPQMADLLRACVEAHLNILVAGGTGTGKTTMLNVISSFIPHGERIVTIEDAVELQLQQEHVVQLESRPANIEGKGEISIRDLLKNSLRMRPDRIVVGECRGGEALDMLQAMNTGHDGSLSTIHANSPRDTISRLETLVMMAGMDLPQRAIREQIASAIHVVVQLSRLRDGTRRVTHITEIQGMEGETVTLQDAFLFDWDAGVDPRTGRFRGTTRSTGVRPRFVDKFEDYGIKLHPSVFDPGRH, encoded by the coding sequence ATGAAGCTCGCCGAACGCCTCGCCGCCGCCCGCGGCGAGATCATCCCCCCGACTTCGGACGCTCCCGCGGCGGCGCCCGGAGATGACTTCGCTCAGCCGCCCGCGCCGGAGTCCGTACCCGCAGGCGCCGAAGGTTTTTCCCACATAGCCGACGACGGACCGGACCTCAGCGCTCTCGTGCTCCCGGCGCGGGAGGCCCCGGCCGAGCCTGCCCCGCGGGTGCAGGTCGGGAAGTTCGACGCCCTCGCCGGGCTCAAGCACCGGGTCAAGCAGGAGCTGCTCGACCGCATCGGCTCCCGTCAGTCCGACTCGAGCCTTACTGACGTCCAGCTCAAGGACTTCGCCACCAAGGAGCTCACGCGCATCGTCGCCGAGGAGCAGGTGCCGATGTCCTCCGAGGAGCGGATCCGGCTGATCCGCTCGGTCAGCGACGACGTGCTCGGCTACGGCCCGCTCCAGGAGCTGCTCGACGACGACTCCGTCACCGAGATCATGGTCAACGGGCCCAACCAGATCTTCGTGGAGCAGAAGGGCAAGGTGTTCCTCTCCGAGGCGACCTTCGCCACCGAGCAGGACCTGCGCCACGTCATCGAGAAGATCGTCACCCAGGTCGGCCGGCGCATCGACGAGTCCTCGCCCCTGGTCGACGCACGCCTGCCCGACGGCTCGCGCGTCAACGCCGTCATCCCGCCGCTCGCGGTCAAGGGCTCGTCCCTGACGATCCGCAAGTTCGCCAAGGACCCGCTGACCATCGAGGACCTCATCCGCTTCGGCTCGGTCTCCCCACAGATGGCCGACCTGCTGCGGGCCTGCGTCGAGGCGCACCTGAACATCCTCGTGGCCGGCGGCACGGGCACCGGCAAGACGACGATGCTCAACGTCATCTCCTCCTTCATCCCGCACGGCGAGCGCATCGTGACCATCGAGGACGCCGTGGAGCTGCAGCTGCAGCAGGAGCACGTCGTCCAGCTCGAGTCCCGGCCGGCCAACATCGAGGGCAAGGGCGAGATCTCTATCCGGGACCTGCTCAAGAACTCCCTGCGCATGCGCCCCGACCGGATCGTGGTGGGGGAGTGCCGCGGCGGTGAGGCCCTGGACATGCTCCAGGCCATGAACACCGGCCACGACGGGTCGCTCTCGACCATCCACGCCAACTCCCCGCGCGACACCATCTCGCGCCTCGAGACCCTCGTGATGATGGCCGGCATGGACCTGCCCCAGCGGGCGATCCGCGAGCAGATCGCCTCGGCCATTCACGTGGTCGTCCAGCTTTCGCGCCTGCGCGACGGCACCCGCCGGGTCACCCACATCACCGAGATCCAGGGCATGGAGGGCGAGACCGTGACGCTGCAGGACGCGTTCCTCTTCGACTGGGACGCCGGCGTGGACCCGCGCACCGGCCGGTTCCGCGGCACGACCCGGTCCACCGGGGTGCGCCCGCGCTTCGTGGACAAGTTCGAGGACTACGGCATCAAGCTCCACCCCTCCGTCTTCGATCCGGGGCGGCACTGA
- a CDS encoding AAA family ATPase has protein sequence MSRLLLVTGDPAYDSRFRQAVQGRLPGEVQTVLGTALPATPDELLGRSVGELPTVVVLGPGLDLHDALHLGGVFDIQRPEVALILVVPPDMSLAVAAMRAGFRDVLDLDADADGILATLSRVLDAAESRRRVLPHGGPATGVLPAVPAAPRDDSRTIVVTSPKGGVGKTTVATNLAVGLGRIAPMNTVIVDLDVQFGDVAAALRLAPEHSLTEAVTGPAVDDALVLKTFLTVHPASIYALCTPANPAEGELVGGAQVAHLLEQLSGQFQYVVVDTAPGMGEHALAALEAATDVVFLTGMDVPGVRGLRKQMDLLGEIDLVPPSAQVVVNAADRNSGLSVQDIEATIRASVDLVVPRSRLAPYATNRGEPLLLHAPKDKAARQLQTLIDSFAPDRPTPRRGLRRKALVRS, from the coding sequence ATGAGCCGCCTGCTGCTCGTCACCGGCGACCCCGCCTATGACTCCCGTTTCCGCCAGGCCGTCCAGGGCCGGCTGCCCGGCGAGGTGCAGACCGTTCTCGGCACCGCGCTGCCCGCCACCCCGGACGAGCTGCTCGGCCGCTCCGTCGGCGAGCTGCCCACCGTGGTGGTGCTCGGGCCCGGCCTCGACCTCCACGACGCCCTGCACCTGGGTGGTGTCTTCGACATCCAACGGCCCGAGGTCGCTCTCATCCTGGTCGTGCCGCCGGACATGTCGCTCGCCGTGGCCGCGATGCGCGCCGGGTTCCGCGACGTGCTCGACCTCGACGCCGACGCCGACGGCATCCTCGCCACGCTCTCCCGCGTCCTCGACGCCGCGGAGTCCCGGCGCCGCGTGCTGCCGCACGGCGGCCCCGCGACCGGGGTGCTGCCCGCGGTGCCGGCGGCTCCGCGCGACGACTCCCGCACGATCGTGGTGACCTCGCCCAAAGGTGGGGTCGGCAAGACCACGGTCGCCACGAACCTCGCCGTGGGCCTGGGGCGGATTGCGCCCATGAACACGGTCATCGTGGACCTGGACGTCCAGTTCGGCGACGTCGCCGCCGCGCTGCGGCTGGCTCCCGAGCACTCGCTGACCGAGGCTGTGACGGGCCCTGCCGTCGACGACGCCCTGGTGCTCAAGACCTTCCTCACCGTCCACCCCGCCTCGATCTACGCCCTGTGCACCCCGGCCAACCCGGCCGAGGGCGAGCTCGTGGGCGGCGCCCAGGTCGCCCACCTGCTCGAGCAGCTCTCGGGACAGTTCCAGTACGTCGTCGTCGACACCGCCCCGGGCATGGGCGAGCACGCGCTCGCCGCGCTCGAGGCGGCCACCGACGTCGTCTTCCTCACCGGCATGGACGTCCCCGGCGTGCGCGGGCTGCGCAAGCAGATGGACCTGCTCGGCGAGATCGACCTCGTCCCGCCCAGTGCGCAGGTCGTGGTCAACGCCGCCGACCGGAACTCCGGACTGTCGGTGCAGGACATCGAGGCCACGATCCGCGCCTCGGTCGACCTCGTGGTGCCCCGGTCCCGTCTGGCCCCGTACGCCACCAACCGCGGGGAACCCTTGTTGCTGCACGCGCCCAAGGACAAGGCCGCGCGGCAGCTGCAGACCCTCATCGACTCCTTCGCCCCCGACCGCCCCACCCCCCGGCGCGGTCTGCGCCGGAAGGCTCTGGTCCGCTCATGA
- the cpaB gene encoding Flp pilus assembly protein CpaB codes for MKTRILAGFVMAVLAIAGLVLVTTYVGTADARALDDQEPREVYLVTAPIPEGTPVGEFGESVALHTVPAAVVPDGALSSFDGQSGKVAGVDLQPGEQLLSSRLVDRQALEAPGTVPVPAGLQEVTIQLEAPRVIGGQLAAGDRVGFFVSFEGDDARVSRTAKDLDKVLVTAVQGAPSTATSAESEGGAETTGSETPAVPEGTMLVTFAVNADTAEKIVYASEFGRIWLSLEPEDAEENANGATREDFS; via the coding sequence GTGAAGACCCGAATTCTCGCCGGCTTCGTGATGGCAGTCCTGGCCATCGCCGGCCTGGTCCTCGTCACCACCTACGTCGGCACAGCCGACGCCCGCGCCCTCGACGACCAGGAGCCGCGAGAGGTCTACCTCGTCACCGCGCCGATCCCCGAGGGCACGCCCGTCGGCGAGTTCGGCGAGTCCGTCGCCCTGCACACGGTGCCCGCCGCCGTGGTGCCCGACGGCGCGCTGTCCTCCTTCGACGGCCAGAGCGGCAAGGTCGCCGGCGTCGACCTGCAGCCGGGGGAGCAGTTGCTCAGCTCTAGGCTGGTCGACCGCCAGGCTCTCGAGGCGCCCGGCACCGTCCCAGTCCCGGCGGGTCTCCAAGAGGTGACCATCCAGCTCGAGGCGCCTCGCGTGATCGGCGGCCAGCTGGCCGCCGGGGACCGGGTCGGGTTCTTCGTCTCCTTCGAGGGCGACGACGCCCGGGTCTCCCGGACCGCCAAGGACCTGGACAAGGTCCTCGTCACCGCGGTGCAGGGTGCACCCTCCACGGCGACATCGGCCGAGAGTGAGGGCGGAGCCGAGACCACGGGGTCCGAGACCCCTGCCGTACCGGAGGGGACCATGCTCGTCACCTTTGCCGTCAACGCCGACACCGCCGAGAAGATCGTCTACGCCTCCGAGTTCGGCCGGATCTGGCTCTCGCTCGAGCCCGAGGACGCCGAGGAGAACGCCAACGGCGCCACCAGAGAGGACTTCTCATGA
- a CDS encoding pilus assembly protein TadG-related protein, giving the protein MRRLIDHLLDARAMHRENGERGAVSVMTAVSLVVILGFAALAIDVGMLYEERAELQSGADAAALAIAQDCAVNRADCATPTDTAQALANANAKDEAAAVAEASVDMAAQSVAVRLATGDESGVGSLSLAFARFLGQDTATVGASSGAQWGAVQKGPAQLSIAFAQCEVDAKFDDGPVVIGMQDNSNSAGCPSGTAGSAGGFGWYKLAKNDSDPACGADVSVSVVVAADTGSNLPSVCDEILAQIKSGALDNILLFPVYQNVSGTGANAEYTITAWVAFEVLGWKFTSNEEYNYPACTGSSNYCNKGIYGRFVEYVTLDDYELSTQPPSNGLAVVELTD; this is encoded by the coding sequence ATGCGGCGGCTGATCGATCACCTTCTCGACGCCCGGGCGATGCATCGCGAGAATGGCGAGCGCGGAGCCGTATCCGTCATGACAGCCGTCTCTCTCGTTGTAATTCTCGGCTTCGCAGCACTCGCCATCGACGTCGGCATGCTCTACGAGGAGCGCGCCGAGTTGCAGTCGGGAGCCGATGCCGCGGCGCTGGCCATCGCGCAGGATTGTGCGGTGAATCGTGCCGACTGCGCGACTCCGACCGACACCGCCCAAGCGCTGGCCAACGCCAACGCGAAGGACGAGGCGGCTGCCGTCGCCGAGGCCTCCGTCGACATGGCGGCGCAGAGCGTCGCTGTCCGCCTCGCAACAGGCGACGAGAGCGGTGTGGGGTCGCTGTCGCTCGCCTTCGCCCGATTTCTCGGGCAGGACACTGCGACCGTGGGCGCTTCCTCGGGGGCACAGTGGGGTGCGGTGCAGAAGGGGCCGGCGCAGCTGTCCATCGCCTTCGCCCAGTGCGAGGTCGACGCAAAGTTCGACGACGGACCGGTGGTCATCGGCATGCAGGACAACTCGAACTCGGCGGGATGCCCCTCTGGGACGGCCGGCTCCGCCGGCGGCTTCGGCTGGTACAAGCTCGCCAAGAACGACAGCGATCCTGCCTGCGGCGCCGACGTCTCGGTCTCGGTGGTCGTGGCCGCCGACACAGGTTCCAACCTGCCGAGCGTGTGCGACGAAATCCTGGCCCAGATCAAGAGCGGTGCACTCGACAACATCCTCCTCTTCCCCGTGTACCAGAACGTCAGCGGCACCGGCGCCAACGCCGAGTACACCATCACGGCGTGGGTGGCCTTCGAGGTCCTGGGCTGGAAGTTCACCTCGAACGAGGAGTACAACTACCCGGCCTGCACCGGGTCCTCGAACTACTGCAACAAGGGCATCTACGGCCGCTTCGTCGAGTACGTGACCCTCGACGACTACGAGCTCTCGACGCAGCCGCCGTCCAACGGTCTGGCCGTCGTCGAGCTCACCGACTGA
- a CDS encoding TadE/TadG family type IV pilus assembly protein → MNAWRSERGAAAVEFALIVPILIALLLGIIEFGRAYNVQISLTHAARETARTMAVGNVWADAVSRGTTAAPAVDLEATNFAAAPATCAPGQQISVTVSHELETLTGIAGGLTLTGEAAMRCGG, encoded by the coding sequence ATGAACGCATGGAGGTCCGAGCGTGGTGCAGCTGCCGTAGAGTTCGCGCTCATTGTGCCGATCCTCATAGCCCTTCTGCTGGGCATCATCGAGTTCGGCCGGGCGTACAACGTGCAGATCAGCCTCACTCACGCCGCCCGGGAGACTGCTCGAACCATGGCGGTCGGCAACGTGTGGGCCGACGCCGTGAGCCGCGGAACGACAGCCGCCCCGGCCGTCGACCTCGAGGCAACCAATTTTGCCGCAGCGCCGGCGACCTGCGCTCCTGGCCAGCAGATTTCGGTCACCGTCTCCCACGAACTCGAGACGCTCACCGGTATCGCGGGCGGTCTGACCCTGACCGGAGAGGCGGCCATGCGATGCGGCGGCTGA
- a CDS encoding Flp family type IVb pilin, producing MLPLLITIQNVFFAAGERLKKDEKGATAVEYGLIVGLLAIVVIGALTLLNDPLREMIQGVVGQLGGGEETPAT from the coding sequence ATGCTGCCTCTGCTCATCACCATCCAGAACGTCTTCTTCGCCGCCGGCGAGCGCCTCAAGAAGGACGAGAAGGGCGCCACCGCCGTGGAGTACGGCCTGATCGTCGGCCTTCTCGCCATTGTCGTCATCGGCGCGCTCACGCTGCTGAACGATCCGCTGCGCGAAATGATCCAGGGCGTGGTCGGCCAGCTCGGTGGCGGCGAGGAGACCCCCGCGACCTGA
- a CDS encoding MFS transporter, with protein sequence MRAWLVLCAMSMLQFFIAVDVTVVNIALPSIGADLGVAGHSLTWVVVGYTITGGGLLMLGGRIGDLLGRRRTLLVGTSVFGAASLLAGLAPSFPVLVAARLLQGAGEAVALPAAMATIVLLFPEGPRRSRALSVWAAVASCGLVLGFALSGIITAHLGWRWVFLVSVPFILVVIVTALLLVPADRPASGGRVRLDLPGSLLLTACPLLFVYAAVEAGEPATGLWVSGVALLCAVLAAAGFVRVESRSPNPLVPLTFFADRARLRANLTTMLLSGALSTSFLLFTFYLQDRLGIGPLGAGLTMLPLAVALIVASVLVPRLLGRWGARACVLVGLGAAAGAMGVVALVAVLGSGATWLLPAMLLIAAGMGFGLVGLQYIAVSGTTEEDAGIASGVQRASDQLGGAAGVAVYVGLGFAPALHADAGDPFVVAAVLAVVGLVVGAVVISRSPSTAAGQPQAG encoded by the coding sequence GTGCGCGCATGGCTCGTGCTGTGCGCGATGTCGATGCTGCAGTTCTTCATCGCGGTCGACGTGACCGTGGTCAACATCGCGCTGCCCTCGATCGGCGCGGACCTCGGCGTCGCGGGACACTCCCTCACCTGGGTCGTGGTCGGCTACACCATCACCGGCGGCGGGCTGCTGATGCTCGGCGGCCGGATCGGTGACCTTCTCGGCCGCCGCCGCACCCTCCTGGTCGGCACGAGCGTCTTCGGCGCGGCCTCCCTGCTAGCGGGCCTGGCCCCGTCCTTCCCGGTCCTGGTCGCAGCCCGCCTGCTCCAGGGTGCGGGCGAGGCCGTCGCGCTGCCAGCGGCGATGGCGACCATCGTGCTGCTCTTCCCCGAGGGGCCGCGCCGGTCGCGGGCCCTGAGCGTGTGGGCGGCCGTGGCCAGCTGCGGCCTGGTTCTCGGGTTCGCCCTGTCAGGGATCATCACCGCCCACCTGGGCTGGCGCTGGGTCTTCCTGGTCTCGGTGCCCTTCATCCTGGTCGTGATCGTGACCGCGCTGCTCCTGGTCCCAGCCGACCGGCCCGCGTCTGGCGGACGGGTCCGCCTGGACCTTCCCGGTTCACTCCTGCTGACCGCGTGCCCGCTGCTGTTCGTCTACGCCGCGGTCGAGGCGGGCGAGCCTGCCACCGGCCTGTGGGTCAGCGGGGTCGCGCTGCTGTGCGCGGTGCTGGCTGCCGCCGGGTTCGTGAGGGTCGAGTCGAGGTCGCCGAACCCGCTGGTCCCGCTGACCTTCTTCGCCGACCGCGCCCGGCTGCGGGCGAACCTGACGACGATGCTGCTCAGCGGTGCGTTGTCGACGTCGTTCCTGCTGTTCACGTTCTACCTGCAGGACAGGCTCGGCATCGGGCCTCTGGGGGCAGGCCTGACGATGCTGCCCCTCGCCGTGGCACTGATCGTGGCCTCGGTGCTCGTGCCCCGGCTGCTGGGACGCTGGGGCGCACGCGCCTGCGTGCTGGTCGGCCTGGGGGCTGCTGCCGGCGCAATGGGCGTGGTCGCGCTCGTGGCCGTCCTGGGCAGCGGAGCGACGTGGCTGCTCCCGGCGATGCTTCTGATCGCAGCGGGCATGGGCTTCGGGCTCGTGGGTCTGCAGTACATCGCCGTCAGCGGTACCACCGAGGAGGACGCCGGGATCGCCTCCGGCGTCCAGCGAGCATCCGACCAGCTCGGTGGAGCAGCCGGTGTAGCCGTCTACGTCGGCCTAGGGTTCGCACCGGCCCTGCACGCCGACGCCGGGGACCCGTTTGTGGTCGCTGCGGTGCTCGCCGTCGTCGGGCTGGTCGTCGGTGCCGTGGTCATCTCCCGCTCGCCGTCCACCGCGGCGGGGCAGCCGCAGGCCGGGTAG
- a CDS encoding IS5 family transposase — MPVLPGFIADPLWEQFQALLPERNINHPLGCHRPRIPDRVVFDKLLARLVLGGTYQQHADETCSATTMRARRDEWIRADVFEQLHHLALEAYDQAVGLDLNNLVVDGCIVKAPCGGDNTGHSPVDRGKSGLKRSVLVDGGGIPVGWVLAGANRNDSPLLRPTLETLAVLGFRLPEVITVHLDAGYDSARTRDLLSELGCTPNITPKGAFLPISHTRRWVVERTNSWHNRGFSALARVTDRQGCVQNAWVALASAIIIIRRLVRQSWKRYRWDSRPARCP, encoded by the coding sequence GTGCCCGTCCTGCCCGGCTTCATCGCCGACCCTCTGTGGGAGCAGTTCCAAGCCCTGCTACCCGAACGCAACATCAACCACCCTCTGGGGTGCCACCGCCCGCGCATCCCAGACCGGGTCGTCTTCGACAAGCTTCTGGCCCGCCTCGTCCTGGGCGGCACCTACCAGCAGCACGCCGACGAGACCTGCTCGGCGACCACGATGCGAGCCCGCCGAGACGAGTGGATCCGTGCCGACGTGTTCGAACAGCTCCACCACCTGGCGCTGGAGGCCTACGACCAGGCTGTCGGCCTCGACCTGAACAACCTCGTGGTCGACGGATGCATCGTCAAGGCACCATGCGGAGGAGATAACACCGGCCACAGCCCTGTCGACCGCGGCAAATCGGGTCTCAAGAGATCGGTGCTCGTGGACGGCGGCGGGATTCCGGTCGGATGGGTGCTGGCCGGGGCCAACAGGAACGACTCTCCGCTCCTGCGACCGACGCTAGAAACCCTCGCCGTGCTCGGATTCAGGCTTCCTGAGGTCATCACAGTCCACCTGGATGCAGGCTATGACTCGGCTCGGACCCGGGATCTGCTCTCCGAGCTGGGCTGCACCCCGAACATCACTCCCAAGGGGGCCTTCCTACCTATCAGCCACACTCGTCGATGGGTCGTCGAGCGGACCAACTCATGGCACAACAGAGGGTTCTCGGCGCTGGCAAGGGTGACCGACCGGCAAGGGTGCGTGCAGAACGCCTGGGTGGCGCTGGCCAGCGCGATCATCATCATCCGCCGTCTGGTCCGGCAGTCCTGGAAGCGCTACCGGTGGGACTCTCGCCCTGCCCGGTGCCCCTGA
- a CDS encoding prepilin peptidase, translated as METVVGAAPLWLLLVAALAGALVGAFLPRVIRRHSPAPVLPDGSASDAESPASSVDSSALLAVVTAVLFTAAAFVFGLSWQLPAHLFLAATAVVLTVIDLRHHLLPNAVVLPALGFGFVLLACAAAVDGIWGALVRAVLGAVVLFALYLVLALISPAGLGMGDVKLAAVLGLFLGYQGWGALFVGAVLASVVGALVGLAVLASRRGGLRSDVSFGPSMLAGALVAVVWGEQIARNHLLPGLY; from the coding sequence GTGGAGACCGTCGTGGGCGCCGCCCCCCTCTGGCTGCTGCTGGTCGCCGCTCTCGCCGGGGCGCTCGTGGGGGCCTTCCTGCCCCGGGTGATCCGCCGTCACAGCCCCGCCCCCGTGCTGCCCGACGGTTCCGCGTCCGATGCTGAATCCCCTGCTTCCAGTGTCGATTCTTCAGCGCTCCTCGCGGTGGTCACTGCGGTGCTCTTCACGGCCGCAGCCTTCGTCTTCGGCCTGTCCTGGCAGCTGCCGGCGCACCTGTTCCTCGCCGCGACCGCGGTCGTGCTCACCGTGATCGACCTGCGCCACCACCTTCTGCCCAACGCTGTCGTCCTGCCCGCCCTGGGCTTCGGGTTCGTGCTGCTGGCCTGTGCTGCCGCGGTGGACGGCATCTGGGGAGCGCTGGTCCGGGCCGTGCTGGGCGCCGTGGTGCTCTTCGCGCTCTACCTCGTGCTGGCCCTCATCTCGCCGGCCGGACTCGGCATGGGCGACGTCAAGCTCGCCGCCGTGCTGGGCCTGTTCCTCGGCTACCAGGGCTGGGGTGCGCTCTTCGTGGGTGCGGTCCTCGCCTCGGTGGTCGGCGCGCTCGTGGGACTGGCCGTCCTGGCGAGCCGGCGGGGCGGGCTGCGCAGCGACGTGTCGTTCGGGCCGTCGATGCTCGCCGGCGCCCTCGTGGCCGTGGTCTGGGGCGAGCAGATCGCACGCAACCACCTTCTGCCGGGCCTGTACTGA
- a CDS encoding NAD-dependent epimerase/dehydratase family protein, with translation MRVLVLGGTTFIGRRVVERLHARGDRVLVVHRGGHEPRPWVPVGHLHTDRRDLARHTDRIREFAPTAVVDAYALTRADVTAVLDALPEVPTVVLSSHDVYEAYTGLRTGRCTAAVPLDEQAPLRAERCPYRGAGLPGIPEDYEKLDVEEAWAGRGAVVLRLPMVYGPHDAQHREDVVLRRIRAGRTRMPIGAGNLLWSRAHVDDVATGVLAALDTPAAAGATFNLAEPAVLPIRAWFEQIVEAAGASLELVRVPDAALPPELVLTGAPAQHLLSSVHRAQEVLGWAPGDPAERVAESVRWHLAHPPETGWTEQDTVLDDAALAAA, from the coding sequence ATGCGGGTGCTGGTGCTGGGCGGGACGACCTTCATCGGCCGCCGGGTGGTCGAGCGGCTGCACGCGCGGGGGGACCGCGTGCTCGTCGTGCACCGCGGCGGGCACGAACCGCGCCCCTGGGTGCCGGTGGGCCACCTGCACACCGACCGGCGCGATCTCGCCCGGCACACCGACCGGATCCGCGAGTTCGCGCCCACGGCCGTCGTGGACGCCTACGCCCTGACCCGCGCCGACGTGACCGCGGTGCTCGACGCGCTCCCCGAGGTGCCCACCGTGGTGCTCTCCAGCCACGACGTCTACGAGGCCTACACCGGGCTGCGCACCGGCCGCTGCACCGCGGCGGTGCCGCTCGACGAGCAGGCCCCGCTGCGCGCCGAGCGCTGCCCGTACCGCGGTGCCGGCCTGCCGGGGATCCCGGAGGACTACGAGAAGCTCGACGTCGAGGAGGCCTGGGCCGGGCGCGGGGCCGTGGTCCTGCGCCTGCCCATGGTCTACGGCCCGCACGACGCGCAGCACCGCGAGGACGTGGTGCTGCGGCGGATCCGCGCCGGGCGCACCCGCATGCCGATCGGAGCCGGGAACCTGCTGTGGTCGCGCGCCCACGTCGACGACGTCGCCACCGGCGTGCTCGCCGCCCTGGACACCCCCGCCGCGGCCGGGGCGACGTTCAACCTCGCCGAGCCGGCCGTCCTGCCGATCCGGGCATGGTTCGAGCAGATCGTCGAGGCCGCCGGCGCGTCCCTCGAGCTGGTCCGGGTGCCCGACGCGGCGCTGCCGCCCGAGCTCGTGCTCACCGGCGCGCCTGCCCAGCACCTGCTGTCCTCCGTGCACCGGGCGCAGGAGGTCCTCGGCTGGGCGCCCGGCGACCCGGCGGAACGGGTGGCCGAGTCCGTCCGCTGGCACCTGGCGCATCCGCCGGAGACCGGCTGGACCGAGCAGGACACCGTCCTCGACGACGCAGCGCTCGCCGCCGCCTGA
- a CDS encoding glycosyltransferase: MRLLLLTSGTRGDVEPFAALAHRATAAGHEVRLGVPENPGVDLAGLDAVGLDVDFHRLVAEHGISPWTAVRYFRREVGPGMRRMLAAAVRETLAFRPDAVVHHAKVLTAPAAARALGVPHVLVEAVPVLTPTGEFPAPGVVHRDLGPLNRSTYAVGRGATRMFRRDLLRACASLPGGNTGAVAAALAPPTATLVAASPQLLARPADWPASVHLTGAWHDSSPGAALEPAVEDFARSGPFLLAIFGSMAAGDPLARGRAVVGAARAHGLRTLLLTGWGGLALSEDCAGPDVLVRAGAPLDLLAPHAAAAVHHGGAGTVHAVARAGVPAVVVPFLADQPFWGRQVHARGLGPAPLSRRRLTTTALTAAVGEALGCRRRAQEVGERIRQEDGLAAALAVLEDLPAHP; the protein is encoded by the coding sequence GTGCGACTGCTGCTGCTGACCTCGGGCACCCGCGGGGACGTCGAGCCCTTCGCGGCGCTGGCCCACCGCGCGACCGCCGCCGGCCACGAGGTCCGCCTCGGCGTCCCCGAGAACCCGGGGGTGGACCTCGCCGGGCTGGACGCGGTCGGCCTCGACGTCGACTTCCACCGGCTGGTCGCCGAGCACGGCATCTCCCCGTGGACGGCCGTGCGGTACTTCCGCCGCGAGGTGGGCCCGGGCATGCGGCGGATGCTGGCCGCCGCGGTGCGCGAGACCCTCGCCTTCCGGCCCGACGCGGTGGTCCACCACGCCAAGGTCCTCACCGCACCCGCCGCGGCCCGGGCCCTCGGGGTGCCGCACGTGCTCGTCGAGGCGGTGCCCGTGCTCACCCCGACCGGCGAGTTCCCCGCGCCCGGCGTGGTGCACCGGGACCTCGGGCCTCTCAACCGGTCCACCTACGCCGTGGGCCGCGGCGCCACCCGGATGTTCCGCCGCGATCTCCTCCGCGCGTGCGCCTCGCTGCCGGGCGGGAACACCGGCGCCGTGGCGGCCGCCCTGGCGCCGCCGACCGCGACGCTCGTGGCCGCGAGCCCCCAGCTGCTGGCCCGGCCCGCCGACTGGCCGGCGAGCGTCCACCTCACCGGCGCCTGGCACGACTCCTCGCCCGGAGCGGCGCTGGAGCCCGCCGTCGAGGACTTCGCCCGCAGCGGGCCCTTCCTGCTCGCGATCTTCGGCTCGATGGCCGCCGGGGACCCGCTCGCCCGGGGACGTGCCGTGGTCGGGGCCGCCCGGGCCCACGGGCTGCGCACGCTGCTGCTCACCGGCTGGGGCGGGCTCGCCCTGTCCGAGGACTGCGCCGGCCCGGACGTGCTCGTGCGGGCCGGGGCGCCGCTGGACCTGCTGGCCCCGCACGCCGCGGCGGCCGTCCACCACGGCGGCGCCGGCACCGTGCACGCGGTGGCGCGGGCGGGCGTGCCCGCCGTCGTCGTCCCCTTCCTGGCCGACCAGCCGTTCTGGGGGCGGCAGGTCCACGCGCGGGGCCTCGGCCCCGCGCCCCTGTCGCGGCGCAGGCTGACGACGACGGCGCTCACCGCGGCCGTCGGCGAGGCGCTCGGCTGCCGCCGCAGGGCCCAGGAGGTGGGGGAGCGGATCCGTCAGGAGGACGGGCTCGCCGCGGCGCTCGCGGTGCTGGAGGACCTGCCGGCGCACCCGTGA